A window from Photobacterium atrarenae encodes these proteins:
- a CDS encoding DUF2867 domain-containing protein has translation MIKTVSVPRSPLLEQSLPEAQFADAYEVALADPSQDIWEITYKLFTEGQQDWIKALMGLRNLLVAPFGLKTGPMNDGEQVSQERIGIFKVYEKTGNEVLLGENDRHLDFRISVLKDETNSTLTVTTQVDMHNVLGRAYMRVIEPFHRMIVKSMIRQAKNKGVF, from the coding sequence ATGATTAAAACTGTTTCTGTTCCGCGGTCGCCTTTACTTGAGCAATCCCTGCCGGAGGCACAATTTGCCGATGCATATGAAGTCGCGCTGGCCGATCCCAGTCAGGATATTTGGGAGATCACCTACAAATTATTTACGGAAGGGCAGCAGGATTGGATTAAAGCCCTGATGGGGCTGCGTAACTTGCTGGTGGCACCGTTTGGGCTGAAAACAGGGCCGATGAACGACGGGGAGCAGGTGTCACAAGAGCGTATCGGTATTTTTAAGGTGTATGAGAAAACAGGGAATGAGGTGCTGCTCGGAGAGAATGACCGGCATCTGGATTTCAGAATTTCGGTGCTGAAGGATGAAACGAATTCAACCCTGACGGTGACCACTCAGGTCGACATGCATAACGTCCTGGGCCGGGCATACATGCGGGTGATCGAGCCGTTTCATCGCATGATTGTTAAAAGCATGATTCGTCAGGCCAAAAATAAGGGTGTTTTTTAA
- a CDS encoding LysE family translocator, producing MEALWEIMPAMSVFAFVMAITPGPNNFLLASSGAQFGMKRSIRHLLGIRLGIIVLIGLCASGVGAAMVQHPGLYQALRYLGLGYMLWLAGKLVLSRPANAAASAVGPLSLKQATLFQLGNIKAWMACLALVSSYSLPELYWLSVLMILLVFTTFGLMANSLWAYVGYGMRSLLDSPKKQQGFNVMLALLTVGSLVPAFLD from the coding sequence ATGGAAGCTTTGTGGGAGATCATGCCGGCGATGAGTGTGTTTGCTTTTGTGATGGCCATTACCCCCGGTCCGAATAACTTTTTGCTGGCCAGTTCCGGCGCCCAGTTTGGGATGAAACGGTCAATCCGGCACCTGCTGGGCATTCGCCTGGGGATCATAGTGTTGATTGGGCTGTGTGCCAGTGGTGTGGGCGCGGCGATGGTGCAGCATCCTGGGCTCTACCAGGCACTGCGCTATCTCGGGCTCGGATACATGTTGTGGTTGGCCGGAAAGTTGGTGCTATCCCGTCCTGCCAATGCGGCCGCAAGCGCTGTCGGCCCGTTGTCACTGAAGCAGGCGACTTTGTTTCAGTTGGGGAATATCAAAGCCTGGATGGCCTGCCTGGCACTGGTCAGTAGCTATAGTTTACCGGAGCTATATTGGCTTTCGGTGCTGATGATCCTGCTGGTATTTACCACATTTGGGTTGATGGCGAACAGTTTGTGGGCTTATGTGGGCTACGGTATGAGATCTCTGCTGGATTCGCCGAAAAAGCAGCAAGGGTTTAATGTGATGTTAGCGCTGCTGACGGTTGGATCGTTGGTGCCCGCTTTTTTGGATTAG
- a CDS encoding alpha/beta hydrolase, with the protein MKRVFLLAMVGYMVFAMTFCSLQRKFLYFPQPASTQFGEENISFQLEDRVLQGWVVNPGQSRALLYYGGNAESIEMNIPFFRTVVPDYSVYLIPYRGYGNNPGQPTEQELYQDAMGVFRAVRENHSFIALMGRSLGSGVATFVAAERPAQVDRLLLVTPFDSVEHVAKSIYWMLPVSLLIKDRFASIERVSAIQAATFIFIAGQDRVIPHESAEQLVAAFGPQLKDVVVVQGADHNNIAQFPAYVEGVRRALDVPLNER; encoded by the coding sequence ATGAAGCGAGTTTTCCTCCTGGCAATGGTTGGCTATATGGTGTTTGCTATGACGTTTTGCTCATTACAGCGAAAGTTTTTGTATTTTCCGCAGCCGGCCAGTACGCAGTTCGGCGAGGAGAATATCAGCTTCCAGCTGGAGGACCGGGTACTTCAGGGCTGGGTGGTGAATCCGGGACAATCCCGGGCGCTGCTCTATTACGGCGGCAATGCGGAAAGCATTGAGATGAACATCCCTTTCTTTCGGACTGTGGTGCCGGATTACAGTGTGTACCTGATCCCGTATCGGGGTTACGGCAATAACCCCGGCCAGCCGACCGAACAGGAGTTATACCAGGATGCGATGGGTGTGTTCCGGGCGGTTCGTGAAAACCACTCATTTATTGCTCTGATGGGGCGCAGCCTGGGTTCCGGTGTAGCCACTTTTGTGGCAGCTGAACGGCCGGCTCAGGTGGATCGGCTGCTGCTCGTGACCCCGTTTGACAGCGTTGAGCATGTCGCGAAGAGCATCTACTGGATGCTGCCGGTCTCACTGCTGATCAAAGACAGATTCGCTTCTATAGAGCGGGTCAGTGCCATCCAGGCCGCGACATTTATCTTTATTGCCGGACAGGACCGCGTGATCCCGCATGAAAGCGCGGAACAGCTGGTGGCGGCTTTTGGCCCGCAACTGAAAGATGTTGTGGTGGTGCAAGGCGCCGATCATAATAATATTGCCCAGTTTCCGGCTTATGTGGAAGGGGTTCGGCGCGCACTGGATGTGCCCCTTAATGAACGTTAG
- the dgcN gene encoding N-acetyltransferase DgcN, producing the protein MQIPQPYLLFLGDVTDPLAAKTARGILHWRPDSCVGQLRLTAQTVSLQLADLSLADAKNLGVKTLVIGTANAGGVIPESWQQVLKDAVQMGFHIASGMHQRLRDIPGLSALAEQHQVQLFDVRHYDTPLAVGTGQQRAGKRLLTVGSDCSVGKMYTALALDRALNQAGTPAQFKATGQTGILIQGQGISVDAVVADFISGAVEALSPGFDTHAWDIIEGQGSLMNPSFAGVSLGLLHGAQPDALVLCHELGRPHIRHLPHMPMPDISEVLAANLQAARLTNPKAEFVGICLNTSAISEQEAQLVCEQWRERYRLPVTDPVRFGVDNIIQRLVDRGA; encoded by the coding sequence ATGCAAATTCCTCAACCTTATTTACTGTTCCTCGGCGATGTCACCGATCCCTTAGCGGCGAAAACGGCCCGGGGCATTCTGCACTGGCGGCCAGACAGTTGTGTCGGCCAGCTCCGTTTAACGGCGCAGACGGTATCGTTGCAACTGGCAGATCTGTCACTGGCGGATGCGAAAAATCTCGGGGTCAAAACACTGGTGATTGGCACTGCCAATGCCGGCGGGGTGATCCCCGAGTCCTGGCAGCAGGTACTGAAAGATGCGGTTCAGATGGGATTTCACATCGCATCGGGCATGCATCAGCGTTTGCGAGATATCCCCGGGCTCAGCGCCCTGGCAGAGCAGCACCAGGTACAGCTGTTTGATGTCCGGCACTACGATACACCGCTGGCGGTAGGCACCGGACAGCAGCGGGCAGGAAAGCGCCTGTTGACGGTCGGCAGTGATTGCTCGGTTGGGAAAATGTATACCGCATTGGCTCTGGATCGGGCGTTGAATCAGGCGGGCACTCCGGCGCAGTTCAAAGCGACCGGCCAGACCGGCATTTTGATCCAGGGGCAGGGGATTTCGGTTGATGCCGTGGTGGCGGATTTCATCTCCGGCGCGGTGGAAGCACTCAGCCCGGGCTTTGACACGCATGCGTGGGATATCATTGAGGGACAGGGTTCGTTAATGAATCCATCCTTTGCCGGGGTGAGTCTGGGGTTGCTTCATGGCGCGCAGCCGGACGCCCTGGTCTTGTGCCATGAACTGGGACGGCCGCATATTCGCCATCTGCCGCATATGCCGATGCCAGATATTTCAGAAGTCCTTGCCGCGAACCTTCAGGCCGCCAGACTGACCAACCCGAAGGCTGAATTTGTTGGGATCTGTCTCAATACATCTGCTATTTCTGAGCAGGAAGCGCAGTTGGTGTGCGAGCAGTGGCGTGAGCGCTATCGGCTGCCGGTCACAGATCCGGTGCGCTTTGGCGTGGACAATATCATCCAACGACTGGTCGACCGAGGTGCCTGA
- a CDS encoding ABC1 kinase family protein: MSKVPTGKIHRNAIVAGTAVKLGANVMKRRTQALLKQQDGDASARENEADEQAKIIFSALGRLKGTALKAAQMLALENTLLPEAYREQLNQACYRAPGLNRAVVRKVLMSQFGRAPEQLFSAFDYTPFAAASLGQVHRAVDKEGNTLAVKVQYPGIAESIRSDIATLSMVLKTVPTRFNFDNTLPEIELRLIEETDYELEFRRQEDFYASCDIENLRVLQPNSAYSSKRVISSPYVAGLHIDEWLDTDPPAAARNRVCQALCDLFFASVSRYGMLHADPNIGNFLVDQANQLVVLDFGCTVPVDPKTAAAFVALLQAYKAQDLAQVIHYFNLLYMNNQGDPDKMKANSLFLQYLAWQHKLLAATQFDFSAHPDYMAEGVTLAVDAHKYSDFPVCPSKEVLFLERVYYGYLQLFQRAGASVRFEIDTLFEAHANV, from the coding sequence ATGAGTAAAGTGCCGACCGGTAAAATACACCGAAATGCGATTGTGGCCGGCACTGCGGTTAAACTCGGGGCCAATGTTATGAAAAGGCGTACCCAGGCTTTACTGAAGCAGCAGGACGGTGATGCCTCAGCCCGGGAAAATGAGGCCGATGAGCAGGCCAAAATTATCTTCTCGGCATTGGGGCGGCTAAAAGGTACGGCCTTAAAAGCGGCTCAGATGTTGGCTTTAGAGAATACGCTGCTCCCAGAAGCCTACCGGGAACAGCTTAATCAAGCTTGTTATCGTGCGCCGGGGCTCAACCGTGCCGTGGTGAGAAAAGTCCTGATGAGCCAGTTTGGCCGTGCACCGGAACAGCTCTTTTCAGCGTTTGATTACACGCCCTTTGCCGCGGCAAGCCTGGGTCAGGTCCATCGGGCGGTCGACAAGGAGGGCAACACGCTGGCAGTTAAAGTGCAATATCCCGGTATTGCCGAAAGTATTCGGTCCGATATCGCAACCTTGTCGATGGTGCTCAAAACGGTGCCGACACGGTTTAACTTTGACAACACGCTGCCGGAGATCGAGCTGCGGCTGATCGAAGAGACGGATTATGAGCTGGAGTTCCGTCGCCAGGAAGACTTCTATGCAAGCTGTGATATCGAGAACTTGCGCGTGTTGCAACCGAACTCCGCATATTCCTCAAAACGGGTGATCAGCTCTCCCTATGTCGCAGGATTACACATTGATGAATGGCTCGACACCGACCCGCCGGCTGCGGCCAGAAACCGGGTTTGCCAGGCGCTGTGCGACCTGTTTTTTGCCTCGGTTTCCCGCTACGGCATGCTGCACGCCGATCCGAACATCGGCAACTTTCTGGTTGATCAGGCCAACCAGCTGGTCGTGCTGGATTTTGGCTGCACCGTTCCGGTTGATCCCAAAACCGCAGCTGCATTTGTGGCATTGCTGCAAGCCTATAAGGCGCAGGATCTGGCGCAGGTGATCCACTATTTCAACCTGCTTTATATGAATAACCAGGGAGACCCGGACAAAATGAAAGCGAACTCGCTCTTCTTGCAGTATCTGGCGTGGCAGCACAAACTCCTGGCCGCGACCCAATTCGATTTTTCCGCCCATCCGGATTATATGGCAGAAGGGGTGACGCTGGCGGTGGATGCTCACAAGTACAGCGACTTTCCTGTCTGCCCAAGTAAAGAAGTCCTGTTCCTGGAGCGAGTCTATTATGGCTACCTGCAACTGTTTCAGCGTGCGGGTGCCTCTGTCCGGTTTGAGATTGATACCTTATTTGAGGCGCATGCGAATGTTTGA
- a CDS encoding PLP-dependent aminotransferase family protein encodes MFIPDISGRSGPKYLALADAFAEAIESSELKAQTKLPPQRILSYRLGVTVGTVTRAYQELEHRGLVSPKVGSGTYVKDRQSETRTFYHPVSSKHGIDLAICRPLLINQQQHLSRTLQDLSLEPIAQRAVLDYCSAEGLQGHNQTLQHWLGQRFNSDIDSRRLLWTYGGQHGLSVLIQALTRPKETILVEGLCYPEFLHSCQQSERKLVPIRLDEQGIIPEDLELHCQRHKPRLLYLTPAIQNPTGVCLSDSRRLRVIEICRRHQVLIIEDDVLYCPPAHRRTPLVAIAPDITLFVGSFSKYFSGGLRVGYLIMPLSLSLPMQKSLRASCMHVSPLMIDLVCRWLTNGAMDAVDQEIDTELKARHRILQQIFSGAGQGAVPGFNVWLPLPEPLSGQPLSRQLQQEEVHVREAEMFAVDHYPVPAAIRISLTGPTSRSQLKTGLEIIQAHIESASEQSL; translated from the coding sequence ATGTTTATTCCCGACATCAGCGGCCGTAGCGGACCCAAGTATCTCGCCCTGGCCGATGCCTTTGCCGAAGCCATCGAAAGCAGCGAACTCAAAGCGCAGACCAAACTGCCGCCGCAGCGCATTTTGTCGTATCGGCTGGGCGTCACCGTCGGGACCGTGACCCGGGCCTACCAGGAGCTGGAGCACCGGGGACTGGTGTCGCCCAAAGTGGGCAGCGGTACCTATGTCAAAGATCGCCAAAGCGAAACCCGTACCTTCTACCATCCGGTCAGCAGCAAACACGGGATCGATCTGGCGATTTGCCGGCCGCTACTGATCAACCAGCAGCAACACCTCTCCCGCACCCTGCAGGATTTGTCGCTGGAGCCGATTGCCCAGCGGGCGGTTCTGGATTATTGCAGTGCCGAAGGCCTTCAGGGCCACAACCAAACCCTGCAACACTGGTTAGGGCAGCGATTCAACAGCGACATTGACAGCCGCCGTCTGCTCTGGACCTACGGTGGCCAGCATGGGTTGTCGGTCCTGATCCAGGCGCTGACCCGCCCGAAAGAGACGATCCTGGTGGAAGGCTTGTGCTACCCGGAGTTCCTCCATAGCTGTCAACAGTCTGAACGAAAACTGGTACCGATCCGGCTCGATGAGCAGGGGATCATCCCCGAAGATCTGGAATTACACTGCCAACGACACAAACCCCGCCTGCTGTATCTGACCCCGGCAATTCAAAATCCGACCGGCGTTTGCCTCAGCGACAGCCGACGGCTCCGGGTGATCGAGATTTGCCGCCGGCACCAGGTGCTGATCATCGAAGACGACGTGCTGTACTGCCCGCCGGCGCACCGGCGCACGCCACTGGTCGCCATTGCCCCTGATATCACCTTGTTTGTCGGTAGCTTCTCGAAATATTTCTCCGGCGGGTTACGGGTGGGCTATCTCATCATGCCGCTCTCGCTGTCCCTGCCGATGCAAAAGTCGCTGCGTGCCAGTTGCATGCATGTCAGCCCGCTGATGATCGATCTGGTCTGCCGCTGGCTGACCAACGGCGCTATGGATGCTGTCGATCAGGAAATCGATACCGAGCTCAAAGCCCGCCATCGCATTTTGCAGCAAATCTTTTCCGGCGCAGGGCAAGGGGCGGTGCCGGGGTTTAATGTCTGGCTTCCGTTGCCGGAACCACTTTCCGGGCAGCCGCTGAGCCGACAGCTTCAACAAGAGGAAGTCCACGTCCGTGAAGCAGAAATGTTTGCAGTCGATCATTACCCGGTCCCTGCGGCAATCCGGATTTCGCTCACCGGCCCAACCAGCCGCTCGCAGCTCAAAACCGGCCTGGAAATCATCCAGGCACACATTGAATCGGCTTCAGAACAGTCGCTATAA
- a CDS encoding LysR family transcriptional regulator, protein MNLRQLEVFYAVMKAGTVSGAARSLHVSQPNVTRILAHTEQQLGFALFERVKGRLTPTQEALALLPEAEKIYQQLGLFHTLTQKVGRGTQHLRIGAPPVLASTLLPPVIAILRRQSNLSIDLITGNKDELSQGLLRHELDIAVAFGDDTPPGLNQELLTTGYVQVIALERAMEAIVEPLTLAAMVQSGVEIIGLDTRDPLGGTLNRMILALAPQYQHALTVRSYSAAVELAKLGLGMALVDPWTAQGHRDNAQVQVAELSPQVPVHVSLYSANHQSPSAASRLFITRLKAQVSGDAQA, encoded by the coding sequence TTGAACCTCAGGCAGCTGGAAGTTTTTTATGCGGTGATGAAGGCAGGAACCGTCTCTGGCGCTGCCCGTAGCCTGCATGTCTCCCAACCGAACGTAACCCGGATCCTGGCCCATACCGAGCAACAGCTCGGTTTTGCCTTGTTTGAGCGGGTCAAAGGACGTTTGACCCCGACTCAAGAAGCGCTGGCGCTGCTGCCGGAAGCTGAAAAGATCTATCAGCAACTGGGCCTGTTTCACACCCTGACCCAAAAGGTGGGCCGCGGCACCCAGCACCTTCGTATCGGCGCACCGCCTGTTCTCGCAAGTACCCTGCTGCCGCCCGTCATTGCGATCTTGCGTCGCCAGAGCAATTTATCCATCGATCTGATCACCGGCAACAAAGATGAACTGAGTCAGGGGTTGCTGCGTCATGAACTGGATATCGCGGTGGCCTTTGGTGATGATACGCCACCCGGGCTGAATCAAGAGTTGCTTACCACCGGATATGTTCAGGTTATTGCGCTGGAGCGGGCGATGGAGGCGATAGTCGAGCCGCTGACTCTGGCAGCGATGGTGCAATCGGGTGTCGAGATCATCGGTCTGGATACCCGGGATCCGCTGGGGGGAACGCTCAATCGCATGATTCTGGCGTTGGCGCCGCAATATCAGCATGCACTAACAGTGCGAAGCTATAGCGCGGCGGTGGAGCTGGCCAAGCTTGGGCTCGGCATGGCGCTGGTCGATCCCTGGACGGCACAGGGTCACCGCGACAATGCTCAGGTGCAAGTCGCTGAATTATCGCCGCAAGTACCGGTGCATGTGTCGCTTTACAGTGCGAACCATCAATCTCCCTCGGCGGCCAGCCGGTTATTCATCACAAGGCTCAAAGCGCAGGTGAGCGGCGACGCCCAGGCATAG
- a CDS encoding TetR/AcrR family transcriptional regulator: MKKKSEKVRGKILDAAVNLMSMEGYKNVSMRKIAKQAKVGDATIYNYFPNKESLLYGYFAALVQKSVEELQAIDDFEGYSLQEKIQLLIETNLTQMLPHREFVQEAFEITFLTPLAKFGNIAPIKSQLSDQVRLYLSQAYQQGTLEEESLHEFIPSLFWDYYLGMVMYWLKDDSEDFTNTTQLLDLSLNFAISLLASGVLSKAGQMTSFLIRQHMFSGFELMAKQFSQLRGLTGKGQRHE, translated from the coding sequence ATGAAAAAGAAAAGCGAAAAGGTACGCGGGAAAATCCTGGATGCTGCGGTCAATTTAATGAGCATGGAGGGCTATAAAAATGTCTCGATGCGAAAAATTGCCAAGCAGGCCAAGGTTGGCGATGCCACGATTTATAACTACTTCCCCAACAAAGAAAGCCTGCTCTATGGCTACTTCGCGGCATTGGTGCAAAAGTCTGTTGAAGAACTGCAAGCGATTGACGACTTTGAGGGGTATTCGCTGCAAGAGAAAATCCAGCTGCTGATTGAAACCAACCTGACGCAGATGCTGCCGCATCGTGAGTTTGTGCAGGAAGCCTTTGAGATCACCTTTCTCACCCCGCTGGCCAAGTTTGGCAATATTGCGCCGATTAAATCGCAGCTGAGCGATCAGGTCAGGCTGTATTTGTCTCAGGCTTACCAGCAGGGAACGCTGGAAGAAGAGAGCCTGCATGAATTTATACCTTCCCTGTTCTGGGATTATTACCTTGGCATGGTGATGTACTGGCTCAAGGATGATTCGGAAGATTTTACCAATACCACCCAGCTGCTTGATCTTAGCCTGAATTTCGCGATTTCACTGCTGGCCAGCGGTGTGCTGAGTAAAGCCGGGCAAATGACTTCATTTCTGATCCGCCAGCATATGTTTTCGGGATTTGAGTTAATGGCCAAGCAATTTAGCCAGTTGCGCGGACTCACCGGAAAAGGACAGCGCCATGAGTAA
- a CDS encoding MBL fold metallo-hydrolase, producing MELTALVDNTRLADRPDLTVERGLSLHVKTQGRQLLFDAGSSQIFCDNAALLNIDLQAVDAAVISHRHHDHCNGITHFLDRNTAAPVYFRACDEAEYSFRAFGFKSNVGIAKDLLERAGERVKFVNQMTEILPDVFVVTELSHKYTQPKGNQYLFTDAGQGRKPDTFDHELMLIVKEADGLVVFTGCAHHGVLNMVETAVTLFPNTRIKAVVGGFHLVGLPLLNGIGGTPKDIEAIGRTLLEYPIDKLYTGHCTGMKAFGLLKGGLGERLEHLPTGRHVVI from the coding sequence ATGGAACTGACAGCTTTAGTTGATAATACCCGGTTGGCGGACCGACCTGATCTTACCGTTGAACGAGGGTTGTCCCTGCATGTGAAAACCCAAGGGCGGCAGCTCTTATTTGATGCCGGAAGTAGTCAGATATTTTGTGATAATGCTGCGCTATTGAACATCGATCTACAGGCGGTTGATGCCGCGGTTATTTCGCATCGCCACCATGACCACTGTAATGGCATTACGCATTTTCTCGATCGTAATACCGCGGCGCCGGTGTATTTCCGGGCCTGTGATGAGGCTGAGTACTCCTTCCGGGCTTTCGGCTTTAAGAGTAATGTCGGTATTGCCAAGGATCTTTTGGAAAGGGCCGGAGAACGGGTGAAATTCGTCAACCAGATGACGGAGATTTTGCCGGACGTGTTTGTGGTGACTGAGCTCAGCCATAAATACACTCAGCCGAAAGGCAATCAATATTTATTTACGGACGCCGGACAGGGCCGCAAGCCGGATACCTTTGACCATGAGCTGATGCTGATCGTCAAAGAAGCGGACGGCCTGGTTGTATTCACCGGCTGTGCGCATCATGGGGTGCTCAACATGGTAGAGACTGCGGTCACGCTGTTTCCCAATACCCGAATCAAAGCCGTGGTGGGCGGGTTTCACCTGGTTGGTTTGCCCCTGCTGAATGGGATTGGCGGAACGCCCAAAGACATTGAGGCCATTGGCCGGACGCTGCTGGAATACCCTATCGATAAGCTCTATACGGGTCACTGTACCGGCATGAAGGCGTTCGGATTATTGAAAGGGGGGCTTGGTGAGCGCCTGGAACATCTGCCGACCGGACGTCACGTCGTCATCTGA
- a CDS encoding LysR substrate-binding domain-containing protein, translated as MDERLRWLAGLRYFESAARLSSYSKAAQELHVSQAAVSQKIRQLEDGLHCKLFVRQGREMVLTRKGKTLYQQVTSGFEHIISGLNAIQSEPVEGMLAVNTTPSFASRWLMPKLWKFTMQHPNIPIRVYATTDDPDIKYGTIDVAIRQGYDKQLGEGIEQTILYEEPVYPICSPELAQSLKLEQPEQLLKCWLIHGVETKSFTWERWFQMAGVTMPKDQVQWMEVSTFDMGLSAVMAGHGACLGTESLAGDFIDRGLLVKPFDIGMTPGVRYTVYHDPHSSRRARIQAFTDWLHQEVAHGGAGQNVNL; from the coding sequence ATGGATGAACGATTGCGCTGGCTGGCCGGGCTGCGGTATTTTGAATCGGCAGCAAGGCTGAGCAGCTATAGTAAAGCAGCGCAGGAGCTGCATGTCAGTCAGGCGGCGGTGAGCCAGAAAATTCGCCAGCTGGAGGACGGCTTACACTGTAAATTGTTTGTCCGTCAGGGACGGGAGATGGTCCTGACCCGCAAAGGGAAGACGCTGTATCAGCAGGTCACATCCGGCTTTGAGCATATTATTTCCGGGTTGAATGCGATTCAGTCTGAGCCGGTGGAAGGAATGCTGGCGGTGAATACGACCCCCTCTTTTGCCTCGCGCTGGCTGATGCCGAAACTGTGGAAGTTCACCATGCAGCATCCTAATATCCCGATCCGGGTCTATGCCACCACGGATGATCCGGACATTAAGTACGGCACCATTGATGTTGCGATCCGCCAGGGCTATGACAAGCAACTGGGAGAAGGGATTGAGCAGACGATTTTATACGAAGAGCCGGTTTACCCGATTTGCTCGCCGGAGCTGGCACAGTCGCTGAAGCTGGAACAACCGGAGCAGTTGCTCAAATGCTGGTTGATCCACGGTGTCGAGACCAAGAGCTTCACCTGGGAGCGATGGTTTCAGATGGCCGGGGTAACGATGCCTAAGGATCAGGTGCAATGGATGGAAGTCAGCACATTTGATATGGGGCTGAGCGCGGTGATGGCCGGTCATGGCGCGTGTCTGGGCACTGAAAGCCTGGCCGGCGACTTTATTGATCGCGGTTTGCTGGTCAAGCCGTTTGATATCGGGATGACGCCGGGCGTTCGGTATACCGTTTATCACGACCCGCATTCATCCCGCCGCGCCCGGATCCAGGCGTTTACCGACTGGCTGCACCAGGAAGTGGCGCACGGTGGTGCGGGACAGAACGTGAATTTATAG
- a CDS encoding methyl-accepting chemotaxis protein → MFFNRSVQQENQKLKEELHALLQVKESLEADMFRVTLDTHGNIVSVNSLFQTEMKLRSDEVNGRHITSLVPESARNTPHFQLMSGAVKQGKHWNGALQLQKGNGEEAWLRSILQPILAPTGGIKHFLIYASELTRTIKSSREQEDLIKALHRSTAVIEFSLDGVILDANQNFLDSTGYDKSQILGKHHRMFCDSAEVHSAEYAAFWQKLARGEFVSDRFKRFDKYGNVVWLEASYNPIYDANGELYKVVKFATVITDQINRENAISEAAEIAHEVSATTGEQTTQGNQVIESTIGKVGELASQMADANEGIQALNTQSQKINELVNSIDGIANQTNLLALNAAIEAARAGEQGRGFAVVADEVRLLASRTSQTTEEIMAVVSENMKLTENAVHLIEQGLAQASEALDLSKEAGQVMHDIRLGAQKVDEAVGSFAKQL, encoded by the coding sequence ATGTTTTTCAACAGATCGGTACAACAAGAAAATCAAAAGCTGAAAGAAGAGCTACATGCCTTGTTGCAAGTGAAAGAGAGCCTGGAAGCGGATATGTTTCGGGTGACGTTAGATACGCACGGCAATATCGTCTCGGTGAACTCGCTGTTTCAGACTGAGATGAAATTGCGCTCAGACGAGGTGAATGGGCGGCATATTACATCGCTTGTTCCGGAGTCGGCACGGAACACGCCACACTTTCAACTGATGTCAGGGGCAGTCAAGCAGGGCAAGCACTGGAACGGGGCTCTGCAGCTGCAAAAAGGCAATGGTGAAGAAGCCTGGCTTCGCTCGATCCTGCAACCCATCCTGGCGCCAACAGGCGGGATCAAGCATTTTCTGATTTATGCCTCTGAGCTGACCCGAACCATTAAATCTTCGCGTGAACAGGAAGATTTAATTAAGGCGCTGCATCGCTCGACGGCAGTGATTGAGTTCAGCCTGGATGGGGTCATATTGGATGCTAATCAGAACTTTCTGGATTCCACTGGCTACGACAAATCACAGATCCTCGGCAAGCATCACCGGATGTTCTGTGACAGTGCGGAAGTTCATTCCGCGGAATATGCCGCTTTCTGGCAAAAGCTGGCTCGGGGAGAGTTCGTCTCTGACCGCTTCAAGCGGTTCGACAAATACGGCAATGTGGTTTGGTTGGAAGCCTCGTATAACCCGATTTATGATGCCAATGGCGAGCTGTATAAAGTGGTGAAGTTTGCGACGGTGATCACCGATCAGATCAATCGTGAGAATGCGATTTCGGAAGCGGCAGAAATCGCCCATGAAGTCTCAGCCACGACGGGTGAGCAAACCACTCAGGGCAATCAGGTGATTGAGTCCACGATCGGCAAAGTGGGCGAGCTTGCGAGCCAAATGGCTGATGCCAACGAAGGGATCCAGGCCCTGAATACGCAATCACAAAAAATCAATGAACTGGTCAACAGCATTGATGGCATTGCCAATCAAACCAACCTGCTGGCGCTGAATGCTGCGATTGAGGCGGCTCGGGCGGGCGAGCAGGGGCGGGGCTTTGCGGTTGTTGCTGATGAGGTGCGCTTGTTGGCATCAAGAACCAGTCAGACCACGGAAGAGATCATGGCTGTGGTGTCTGAAAACATGAAGCTGACCGAAAATGCCGTTCACCTGATCGAGCAAGGGTTGGCGCAAGCCTCTGAGGCGCTTGATTTGTCGAAAGAAGCCGGCCAGGTGATGCATGATATTCGCCTGGGGGCGCAAAAAGTTGATGAGGCGGTCGGCAGCTTCGCCAAACAGCTTTAA